In Streptomyces sp. NBC_00878, a single window of DNA contains:
- a CDS encoding ABC transporter permease subunit, whose protein sequence is MTTMLMKEASPPPVAPADYDRKRRARRRGRFIALAFVFPALLLLGALVVYPVLFSVGRSLFDASGNRFVGGDNYTEMFRDPATLKAVRNTAIWVVVAPTLLTGLGLVLAVLVEKIRWATAFKLLLFMPMAVSFLAAGIIFRLAYDEDPEKGVLNAAAVSVHDAFKDASSYPNARAREGQGLTKAADGSYGTTAAASPGDTVGLGLVGVRAEDLPGSARPAYPAATGKASADELRGVVYLDFTRGGGGEQGKVDRTESGLPEMKVEAVRDGKTVASGTTAADGSFRFQDLDPGSYTVRLPASNFAPPYDGVSWLGPALVTPAIIGAYLWIWTGFAMVLIGAGLAALPRDALEAARMDGANEWQIFRRITVPLLGPVLTVVFVTLVINVMKVFDLVYIIAPGPVQEDATVLATQMWLVSFGGGNNQGLGSALGVLLLLLVIPAMVFNVRRFRGSQR, encoded by the coding sequence ATGACCACCATGCTGATGAAAGAGGCGAGCCCGCCACCCGTCGCCCCGGCCGACTACGACCGCAAGCGTCGGGCCCGGCGCCGGGGCCGGTTCATCGCCCTCGCGTTCGTCTTCCCCGCCCTGCTCCTGCTCGGCGCGCTCGTCGTCTACCCCGTGCTGTTCTCCGTGGGCCGCAGCCTCTTTGACGCCTCCGGCAACCGGTTCGTGGGCGGCGACAACTACACCGAGATGTTCCGCGACCCCGCCACGCTCAAGGCCGTCCGCAACACGGCCATCTGGGTCGTCGTCGCGCCGACGCTGCTCACCGGTCTCGGGCTCGTGCTCGCCGTCCTCGTCGAGAAGATCCGCTGGGCGACGGCGTTCAAGCTCCTGCTGTTCATGCCGATGGCCGTCTCCTTCCTCGCCGCGGGCATCATCTTCCGGCTCGCGTACGACGAGGACCCCGAGAAGGGCGTCCTGAACGCCGCCGCCGTCTCCGTGCACGACGCCTTCAAGGACGCGTCCTCGTACCCGAACGCCCGGGCCCGCGAGGGCCAGGGCCTGACCAAGGCCGCCGACGGCTCGTACGGTACGACGGCCGCCGCGTCCCCCGGCGACACCGTCGGGCTCGGTCTGGTGGGCGTACGCGCCGAGGACCTGCCGGGGAGCGCGCGACCCGCGTATCCGGCGGCGACCGGGAAGGCGTCGGCCGACGAACTGCGCGGCGTCGTCTACCTGGACTTCACGCGGGGCGGGGGAGGGGAGCAGGGCAAGGTCGACAGGACCGAGAGCGGGCTGCCGGAGATGAAGGTCGAGGCGGTGCGCGACGGGAAGACCGTGGCGAGCGGCACCACCGCGGCCGACGGCTCCTTCCGCTTCCAGGACCTCGATCCGGGCTCGTACACCGTGCGGCTGCCCGCGTCGAACTTCGCCCCGCCGTACGACGGTGTCTCCTGGCTGGGCCCCGCGCTCGTCACGCCCGCCATCATCGGCGCGTACCTGTGGATCTGGACCGGCTTCGCCATGGTGCTGATCGGCGCCGGGCTCGCCGCGCTCCCGCGCGACGCGCTGGAGGCGGCCCGGATGGACGGCGCGAACGAGTGGCAGATCTTCCGCCGGATCACCGTGCCACTGCTCGGGCCCGTCCTCACCGTGGTCTTCGTGACCCTGGTGATCAACGTGATGAAGGTCTTCGACCTCGTCTACATCATCGCGCCGGGTCCGGTGCAGGAGGACGCCACCGTGCTCGCCACCCAGATGTGGCTGGTGTCGTTCGGCGGCGGCAACAACCAGGGCCTGGGCAGCGCGCTGGGGGTATTGCTCCTCCTCCTTGTCATCCCCGCCATGGTCTTCAACGTCCGCCGTTTCCGAGGGAGTCAGCGATGA